One genomic segment of Catalinimonas alkaloidigena includes these proteins:
- a CDS encoding LytR/AlgR family response regulator transcription factor, with amino-acid sequence MKVLIVEDEPISSELLSQQIRNYDKHIFVHPTLDSVKDTVDFFRSGEEVDLAFFDIQLSDGSSFDIFKQLDINTPIIFTTAYEKYTLQAFKVNSIDYLLKPIDFKELCAALNRYRHYHQRPHTYEEVLNHMQNQLNNSYKKRFLVKIGDNYISTAAEDIALFYADGKTTYLIPSGNTRRYIIDYTLEVLENKLLNPRQFFRINRKFIVNVDALSEVKSYVNGRLKVLTAHPGPTDMIVSRERVNDFKSWLNQ; translated from the coding sequence ATGAAAGTACTAATTGTTGAAGATGAACCCATTTCAAGTGAACTGCTAAGCCAACAAATTAGAAATTACGATAAACACATTTTTGTACACCCTACCCTGGACTCTGTAAAAGATACTGTAGACTTTTTCAGATCAGGGGAAGAAGTAGATCTTGCTTTTTTTGATATTCAGCTTTCCGATGGAAGTAGTTTTGATATTTTTAAACAGCTTGATATAAATACTCCCATCATTTTTACCACCGCTTACGAAAAGTATACCTTACAAGCATTTAAAGTAAACAGCATTGATTACCTCCTCAAGCCTATTGACTTTAAGGAATTATGCGCTGCCCTTAACCGGTACAGACACTATCATCAAAGACCACACACCTATGAGGAGGTACTGAATCATATGCAAAACCAGCTTAATAATTCCTATAAGAAAAGGTTCCTGGTCAAGATAGGTGACAATTACATCAGCACAGCCGCAGAGGACATTGCGCTATTTTATGCTGATGGGAAAACGACCTACCTGATCCCCAGTGGAAATACGAGGCGTTATATCATAGATTATACATTGGAAGTACTGGAGAACAAACTTCTTAACCCCAGGCAGTTTTTCAGAATTAACCGCAAATTTATAGTGAATGTAGATGCGCTGTCTGAGGTGAAGAGCTATGTCAATGGCCGGCTGAAGGTGCTCACTGCTCATCCCGGGCCTACTGATATGATTGTAAGCAGGGAAAGGGTTAATGATTTTAAAAGTTGGTTAAATCAATAG
- a CDS encoding sensor histidine kinase gives MQVLIWYLHNYLISMFSNRFRYIYILLLAIYSYLNILFTEGDRLFSGPISPTLLFLSILSIVLLVWESNRFLSGLLLPLEVRIPTRIHILIPFFFLSLVHVTFIAIMFGTLVPEILGVENTNIFIQLKLSLAFAFRINLFLHTLHAITYFSQKLRDSRLEAEQLKTLHAESQFEALRNQINPHFLFNSFNVLSGLITKDTALASEFIQQLSRVYRYLLYNNDQKLVTLSAENEFIDAYIFLLKIRFGKPLNIQKNLNQLDQQAYHIPPASVQLLLENAVKHNIISKKTPLQIDIFIENEFLVVKNNLQLKPQIEMSGGLGLNNIELRYQHMTHKRVVVKQNKTHFVVMLPLFKQPDL, from the coding sequence ATGCAGGTACTGATATGGTACCTGCATAATTATCTTATCTCAATGTTCAGCAATCGCTTCCGATATATTTACATACTTCTCTTAGCGATTTACTCTTACCTGAATATTCTGTTTACTGAAGGTGACAGACTTTTCAGTGGCCCCATCTCACCGACTCTCCTCTTTTTATCAATCCTTAGCATAGTCTTACTGGTTTGGGAAAGTAACCGCTTCTTGTCCGGGCTACTCCTACCTTTAGAAGTCCGTATTCCCACAAGAATTCATATTCTTATTCCTTTTTTCTTCTTAAGCCTGGTACATGTAACGTTTATCGCAATCATGTTTGGAACATTAGTACCAGAAATACTTGGGGTGGAGAATACCAATATATTTATCCAGCTCAAGCTCAGTCTTGCCTTTGCTTTCAGAATCAACTTATTTCTGCATACTTTACATGCTATCACCTATTTTAGTCAAAAATTAAGAGACTCCAGGCTTGAAGCTGAACAGCTAAAGACATTGCATGCCGAGTCACAGTTTGAAGCGCTCAGAAACCAGATCAACCCCCACTTTTTATTTAACTCTTTTAACGTACTTTCCGGTCTGATCACCAAAGACACAGCGCTGGCCTCTGAATTTATTCAACAGCTCTCCAGGGTTTATCGCTATTTGCTATACAATAATGACCAGAAGTTAGTCACACTTTCGGCTGAAAATGAATTTATTGATGCTTACATTTTTCTATTGAAAATCCGCTTTGGAAAGCCTTTAAATATTCAAAAAAACTTAAATCAGCTAGATCAACAGGCTTATCACATTCCCCCCGCTTCGGTTCAACTTCTGCTGGAAAACGCAGTAAAACATAACATCATCTCAAAAAAAACTCCCCTTCAAATAGACATTTTCATTGAAAATGAGTTTCTGGTAGTAAAGAACAACTTACAACTTAAGCCTCAGATAGAAATGTCCGGTGGATTAGGGCTTAACAATATTGAACTCAGATACCAACACATGACGCACAAGCGTGTGGTAGTCAAGCAAAATAAAACCCATTTTGTGGTGATGTTGCCTTTATTTAAACAGCCTGATTTATGA
- a CDS encoding fasciclin domain-containing protein produces MKKSIFKFKCLFYVLGLFSLSLLLFTACDEDDDNGGMTDPEPTQNIVEIAQGDDRFEILVSAVVAAGLDDDLSGTGPFTVFAPTDAAFEDLLANTDGVDALEDISEESLVQILQYHVAALEATSGDLTDGQSVPTLLSGESVTIGINGSTVTVDNATVIEADIMATNGVIHAIDQILVPEGFEIELAPQTIAEIASETDALSTLVAALGRVPGLIDAAGDESADLTVFAPTNDAFAALLETLTTATGDTYASLDDVPDYVLERVLQYHVLAAAKTASELTESEETLEGSSLSINGTTINGSTNVVDGLADIQASNGVVHVIDAVLVPSFILNSLGTVLEPAVFDPEGRFTTLLAAVETAELEGALTDADATLTVFAPTNDAFTAYIDGSDFTDAAALLASELLDEILLYHVLGATVPSSAIGAGPSSAPSLYDNDEGGPGEEIYISNNGADGIFLNGYAQVILPDLEEANGVVHVIDAVLVPPMSSIAEIVVAAASDADSPQFTLLLAALQNADDTEGSLVELLSSEDGTYTVFAPTDQAFIDAGFADVAAIEDADPALLRAVLLYHVVPAPVFSTDLASGAVTTAGGADITVTVADPVTIADLNEASADAEVIDVNILATNGVIHVINQVLLPE; encoded by the coding sequence ATGAAAAAATCTATTTTTAAGTTTAAGTGCCTATTTTACGTCTTAGGCCTATTCAGTCTCAGCCTACTATTGTTTACCGCATGTGATGAGGATGATGATAATGGAGGCATGACTGATCCGGAACCTACACAAAATATTGTAGAGATCGCTCAGGGAGATGATCGTTTTGAAATATTAGTAAGTGCAGTCGTGGCTGCCGGACTTGATGATGATTTGTCAGGTACAGGTCCTTTTACTGTATTCGCGCCAACAGACGCTGCTTTTGAAGATTTGCTAGCGAATACCGATGGCGTAGATGCGTTAGAAGATATCAGCGAGGAATCTTTGGTGCAGATTCTACAGTACCATGTTGCAGCCCTGGAGGCCACCTCAGGAGATTTGACTGATGGTCAAAGTGTTCCAACACTATTAAGTGGTGAAAGTGTAACCATAGGGATTAATGGTAGCACAGTAACTGTTGATAATGCAACAGTCATTGAAGCTGATATTATGGCTACCAATGGTGTGATTCACGCCATAGATCAGATTTTGGTACCCGAAGGCTTTGAGATTGAGCTTGCGCCCCAGACCATTGCAGAAATAGCCTCAGAAACCGATGCCTTAAGTACACTAGTAGCTGCATTGGGTAGAGTACCTGGCCTGATTGATGCTGCTGGCGACGAATCTGCTGACCTGACTGTTTTTGCGCCTACCAATGATGCGTTTGCAGCCCTTTTGGAAACACTGACTACTGCTACCGGAGATACTTATGCCAGCCTGGACGATGTTCCTGATTATGTATTGGAACGTGTTTTACAATACCATGTCCTTGCTGCTGCTAAGACCGCCTCAGAGCTTACTGAATCAGAAGAAACTTTAGAAGGCAGTAGCCTAAGCATAAATGGAACTACCATTAATGGAAGTACAAATGTTGTGGATGGTTTAGCGGATATCCAGGCAAGCAATGGTGTAGTACATGTCATTGATGCCGTACTTGTACCTTCTTTTATTCTTAATAGCCTGGGTACAGTTTTAGAACCAGCGGTTTTTGATCCTGAAGGTCGCTTTACTACCCTCCTGGCAGCAGTAGAAACAGCCGAACTTGAAGGTGCTCTTACCGATGCTGATGCCACCCTAACCGTTTTTGCGCCTACCAATGATGCGTTTACTGCTTATATTGATGGTAGCGACTTTACGGATGCTGCCGCGCTATTGGCTTCAGAGCTACTGGATGAAATACTGTTATATCATGTATTGGGTGCAACAGTACCTTCCTCAGCTATTGGTGCCGGACCATCATCAGCACCGAGTTTGTATGACAATGACGAAGGTGGCCCTGGTGAAGAAATTTATATCAGCAATAATGGAGCAGATGGTATCTTCTTAAATGGATACGCTCAGGTGATTCTCCCTGACCTGGAAGAAGCTAACGGAGTAGTACATGTGATTGATGCTGTACTTGTACCACCGATGAGTTCTATTGCTGAAATTGTGGTGGCTGCTGCGAGCGATGCAGACAGTCCTCAGTTCACTTTATTACTTGCGGCACTACAGAATGCTGATGATACTGAAGGTAGTCTGGTAGAGCTGTTAAGCAGTGAAGATGGTACCTATACCGTATTTGCGCCTACCGATCAGGCATTTATTGATGCAGGTTTTGCGGATGTAGCAGCAATAGAAGATGCTGACCCTGCTTTACTACGTGCTGTCTTATTGTATCATGTAGTACCTGCCCCGGTGTTCTCAACTGATCTCGCCAGCGGAGCAGTAACTACTGCCGGTGGTGCCGACATCACTGTAACTGTAGCTGATCCGGTAACTATCGCTGACCTCAATGAAGCCAGTGCTGATGCGGAAGTTATTGACGTAAACATTTTAGCAACCAATGGTGTGATTCATGTGATCAATCAGGTGTTACTTCCTGAATAA
- a CDS encoding aspartate aminotransferase family protein produces MSQRQLFLDHVAQTTHFPLMLEIERAEGVYMFDKEGKKYIDLISGIGVSNLGHRHPDVVKAVKDQLDKYMHLMVYGEFVQSPQVKLAKALSNTLPDPLNICYFVNSGSEAVEGALKLAKRYTGRHELISCVNAYHGSTQGSLSVCGNEGFKQAYRPLLPGVKHIRFGNYDDLNQINEHTAAIIIETVQGEAGVRVAKKDYFQILREQCYQTGTLLILDEIQAGFGRTGKFWAFEHYGIVPDILVSAKGMGGGMPLGAFISSNEIMGSLRENPILGHISTFGGHPVSAAASLATLKTIQREKLHKEVEHKAHLFKKQLKHPKIKEFRNKGLMMALAFDSFETLKPIIDRAIELGVLTDWFLYCDNAMRIAPPLTISEEEVKESCDIILQAIDKSVI; encoded by the coding sequence ATTTCACAGCGTCAACTTTTCTTGGATCATGTAGCGCAGACTACTCATTTTCCGCTAATGCTTGAAATTGAGCGGGCAGAAGGTGTCTATATGTTCGATAAAGAAGGGAAAAAATATATCGACCTGATCTCCGGAATAGGCGTAAGTAATCTTGGTCACCGCCATCCTGATGTAGTGAAAGCTGTAAAAGATCAGCTTGATAAGTATATGCATCTCATGGTATACGGTGAGTTCGTACAATCTCCTCAGGTAAAGCTTGCCAAAGCTCTCTCCAATACCCTTCCTGACCCCCTCAATATTTGTTATTTTGTTAACTCAGGAAGTGAGGCGGTTGAGGGAGCCCTTAAACTGGCCAAAAGATACACCGGGCGCCACGAACTAATATCCTGCGTAAACGCTTACCATGGGTCCACCCAGGGCTCATTATCCGTCTGCGGTAATGAAGGCTTTAAACAAGCTTACCGTCCCCTCCTGCCGGGAGTAAAACATATTCGCTTTGGTAATTATGATGATCTCAATCAAATCAATGAACATACCGCTGCTATCATTATAGAAACTGTACAAGGTGAAGCTGGGGTCCGGGTGGCAAAAAAGGATTATTTTCAAATACTCAGAGAGCAATGCTACCAAACGGGGACGCTGCTAATTCTGGATGAGATACAGGCAGGATTTGGAAGAACAGGTAAATTCTGGGCGTTTGAGCATTATGGAATCGTACCTGATATTTTAGTTTCTGCCAAAGGGATGGGAGGCGGCATGCCCCTGGGAGCCTTCATTTCTTCAAACGAAATTATGGGAAGCCTGCGTGAGAACCCCATACTTGGCCATATTTCTACTTTCGGCGGGCACCCTGTAAGTGCGGCGGCCTCTCTGGCTACCCTGAAAACTATACAGCGTGAGAAACTCCACAAAGAGGTAGAACACAAGGCTCACCTCTTTAAAAAACAACTGAAGCACCCAAAAATTAAGGAGTTTCGTAACAAAGGACTGATGATGGCACTGGCATTTGATTCATTTGAAACCCTGAAGCCCATCATTGACAGGGCTATTGAATTAGGGGTCCTTACAGACTGGTTTCTTTATTGTGACAATGCCATGCGGATAGCTCCACCTCTGACAATTAGCGAAGAAGAAGTTAAAGAATCTTGCGATATTATTCTACAAGCCATTGATAAATCCGTTATATAA
- a CDS encoding DUF6787 family protein — translation MKEEVIETKTGFLSKLQDKWALNSIYQVLIVLLVFSLTGSTVVFVRKAFFGWIGFDETTSMWLKTVTYIAFVMPAYQFLLLFYGAIFGQFTFFWNKEKKMLKRIQKVFVRK, via the coding sequence ATGAAAGAAGAAGTAATTGAAACAAAGACAGGTTTTTTATCAAAACTGCAAGACAAATGGGCGCTGAACAGTATTTATCAGGTCTTGATCGTATTGCTCGTCTTTTCTCTCACCGGAAGCACAGTGGTATTTGTCCGAAAAGCTTTCTTCGGATGGATTGGTTTCGATGAAACCACCAGTATGTGGCTGAAAACTGTGACTTACATCGCCTTTGTGATGCCTGCCTATCAGTTTTTGCTCTTATTTTATGGGGCTATCTTCGGGCAGTTTACTTTCTTCTGGAACAAAGAGAAGAAAATGCTTAAAAGAATTCAAAAGGTATTCGTAAGAAAATAA
- the hemN gene encoding oxygen-independent coproporphyrinogen III oxidase — protein MNTSFIRKYNVPGPRYTSYPTVPYWDKTPPSEEQWKAKVKATYEGSKKDGLSIYVHLPYCESLCTYCGCNTRITVNHAVEMPYIDTLLKEWQMYTDLLGEKPLIKEIHLGGGTPTFFSPQNLQILIQTLLAQGKLSTEAEMGFEAHPNNTTAEHMQVLYNLGFRRLSLGIQDFDPEVQKIVHRIQPFEKVKEVTELARKIGYTSINFDLIYGLPLQTIATVKDTIEKTLRLQPDRIAFYSYAHVPWLKPAQKKYEQHLPTNEVKRNLYEMGKGMLEENGYHEIGMDHFARKSDSLYIASQQGKLHRNFMGYSTTSTKLLIGLGASSISDTWTAFGQNIKPVEAYMKSVNEGHLPVYRGHLLTEEDLVVRQHILNLMCHFRTSWDKKEGKHEILDLALNRLTEMTKDRIIHVEDHFIEVSEKGKPFLRNVCMALDARMWKNKPESALFSNTI, from the coding sequence ATGAACACTTCATTCATCCGAAAATATAACGTTCCCGGGCCTCGTTACACCAGCTATCCTACAGTACCCTACTGGGATAAAACACCTCCTAGCGAAGAGCAGTGGAAAGCGAAAGTCAAAGCGACTTATGAGGGAAGCAAAAAAGATGGACTGAGCATTTACGTTCATCTGCCTTATTGCGAAAGCCTTTGTACCTACTGCGGTTGCAATACCCGCATCACAGTCAATCATGCCGTTGAAATGCCATACATAGATACTTTGCTCAAAGAGTGGCAGATGTATACAGACTTGTTGGGTGAAAAACCCCTCATCAAAGAAATACATTTGGGCGGTGGCACTCCTACCTTCTTCAGCCCTCAAAACCTGCAAATACTTATTCAGACCCTACTGGCGCAGGGAAAATTAAGTACCGAAGCGGAAATGGGTTTTGAGGCACATCCCAACAATACTACTGCTGAGCATATGCAAGTGCTGTACAACTTAGGATTTCGCCGCCTGAGTCTGGGCATACAGGATTTTGATCCGGAAGTACAAAAAATAGTGCATCGTATTCAGCCATTTGAAAAGGTAAAGGAAGTCACCGAACTGGCCAGAAAAATTGGCTATACTTCTATCAATTTTGACCTGATCTACGGTTTACCTCTCCAAACCATAGCTACTGTAAAAGATACCATTGAAAAAACACTGCGGCTTCAACCTGACCGCATCGCCTTTTACAGTTATGCGCATGTACCCTGGCTAAAGCCTGCTCAGAAGAAGTATGAACAACATCTGCCAACAAATGAAGTAAAGAGAAACCTTTATGAGATGGGCAAAGGGATGTTAGAAGAAAACGGGTACCATGAAATCGGGATGGACCACTTTGCCAGAAAAAGTGACTCGCTCTACATCGCCAGCCAGCAGGGCAAACTGCACCGCAACTTTATGGGCTACAGCACTACTTCTACCAAACTCCTGATAGGCTTGGGAGCTTCATCCATCAGCGATACCTGGACAGCTTTCGGACAGAACATCAAACCGGTAGAGGCCTATATGAAAAGCGTAAATGAGGGGCATTTGCCTGTTTACCGGGGACATCTGTTAACCGAAGAAGACCTTGTAGTCCGTCAGCATATTCTCAACCTGATGTGTCATTTCCGCACCAGTTGGGATAAAAAAGAGGGTAAGCATGAGATATTGGACCTCGCGCTGAATAGACTAACAGAAATGACCAAAGACAGAATTATACATGTAGAAGATCATTTCATAGAAGTTTCTGAGAAAGGTAAACCTTTTCTCCGCAATGTTTGTATGGCATTAGACGCCCGCATGTGGAAAAATAAACCTGAGTCTGCGCTCTTCAGTAATACAATTTAA
- a CDS encoding sulfite exporter TauE/SafE family protein: MDFLFTAFAIGALGSFHCIGMCGPIALALPIHKNTNSRRLIGSLLYNTGRISTYALIGALFGLLGQSFVMAGFQQSVSVGLGILVILSVALPAAFIHKLSPNHLISKGISQVKMRMQKLFAKRSYSSTFLIGSLNGLLPCGLVYLGIAGATAMGNPAEGAAYMLLFGLGTWPVMLLIGFFGQWISLGIRNKIRAAMPIMIVAMGVIFILRGLSLDIPFASPNISAEQHAGIEMCH, encoded by the coding sequence ATGGATTTTCTATTCACAGCTTTTGCGATTGGAGCTTTGGGCAGTTTTCACTGTATCGGCATGTGTGGTCCTATTGCACTTGCACTACCGATACACAAAAATACCAATAGCCGCCGCTTGATTGGCAGCCTACTGTATAATACCGGTCGCATCAGCACTTATGCTTTGATAGGCGCTCTCTTTGGCCTGCTGGGGCAAAGCTTTGTAATGGCTGGATTTCAACAATCTGTATCAGTAGGATTAGGTATCCTGGTAATTTTAAGTGTGGCGCTTCCGGCTGCTTTTATCCACAAGCTAAGTCCTAACCATCTGATTTCTAAAGGAATTTCACAGGTGAAGATGCGTATGCAAAAGCTCTTTGCTAAACGTTCCTACTCTTCCACGTTTTTGATTGGCAGCCTCAACGGACTCCTCCCCTGTGGCCTGGTTTACCTGGGCATTGCTGGAGCCACTGCTATGGGAAACCCTGCTGAGGGTGCTGCCTACATGCTACTCTTTGGGTTGGGCACCTGGCCAGTGATGCTGCTGATCGGCTTCTTTGGTCAATGGATCAGTTTGGGCATCCGTAACAAAATCAGGGCTGCCATGCCAATCATGATAGTGGCCATGGGAGTAATCTTTATCCTTCGTGGACTCTCCTTGGACATTCCATTTGCCAGCCCTAATATTTCTGCCGAGCAACATGCCGGTATTGAAATGTGTCACTAA
- a CDS encoding FixH family protein has product MNWGYKIVFAFSVFVVFIVFLVVKSFQQNIDLVAEDYYKQEIQYQQQIDKINNSHALNERITFIQENQQLMVQFPEELNHQLEGEINLFRPSDARFDVNTKIAVDSKLRQWIPTSDLLKGYYKVKVDWTDGVKDYYVEESLYIK; this is encoded by the coding sequence ATGAACTGGGGATATAAAATAGTTTTCGCGTTTTCTGTATTTGTTGTTTTCATTGTCTTCCTGGTAGTCAAAAGCTTTCAGCAAAATATAGATCTGGTGGCTGAAGACTACTACAAGCAGGAGATTCAATACCAGCAGCAGATTGACAAGATCAACAATAGCCATGCGCTTAATGAGCGAATAACATTCATTCAGGAAAATCAGCAGCTCATGGTACAGTTTCCTGAAGAGTTGAATCATCAACTAGAGGGAGAAATCAATCTTTTTCGCCCTTCAGATGCACGATTTGATGTAAACACAAAGATAGCTGTAGATTCCAAACTTCGTCAATGGATACCTACCAGTGATCTGCTTAAAGGTTACTATAAAGTGAAAGTAGACTGGACAGATGGAGTTAAAGACTATTACGTAGAAGAATCCCTTTATATCAAATAG
- the ccoG gene encoding cytochrome c oxidase accessory protein CcoG: MAAIDKQSDEEVSFRDRISTVDASGKRVWIYPKKPRGKFYNARTLVSVVLLAILFAGPFIKIDGEPLLLLNILERKFVIFGQIFWPQDFYLFVFATLVLVVFIILFTVVYGRIFCGWVCPQTIFMEMVFRRIEYWIEGDYTAQRKLDRQAWNQEKIIKKTSKHIIFFAIAFLIGNTFLAYIIGIEELENIVTDSPAEHIGGLSAMLLFSFVFYFVFAKFREQVCTNVCPYGRLQGVLLDRKSVVVAYDYKRGEPRAKFRKGENRDEAGKGDCIDCHQCVQVCPTGIDIRNGTQLECVNCTACIDACDNIMEKVGLPKKLIRYASEENIAEGKKFHFTARSIAYSVVLVFLAGVLGGLLVLRTDVETSILRTPGMLYQDQGDNKISNLYNIKIINKTNDDMPIHLELLDEQGSIQMVGNKNLFLEKQGVAESALFVIFDRKEIEKMKTEIVIGVYSGEELIEKVNTNFLGPAN, encoded by the coding sequence ATGGCAGCAATTGATAAACAAAGTGATGAAGAAGTTTCCTTCCGTGACCGGATATCCACAGTGGATGCTTCCGGTAAGCGTGTATGGATTTACCCTAAAAAGCCCAGGGGAAAATTTTACAATGCCAGAACCTTAGTCAGCGTCGTATTGCTGGCAATTCTGTTTGCCGGACCTTTTATCAAGATTGATGGAGAGCCACTGCTCCTGCTCAACATTCTCGAAAGAAAGTTTGTCATCTTTGGTCAAATTTTCTGGCCTCAGGACTTTTATCTTTTTGTATTTGCCACCTTGGTACTGGTCGTATTTATCATACTGTTCACCGTTGTATATGGGCGTATATTTTGCGGATGGGTATGTCCTCAAACCATTTTTATGGAAATGGTATTCAGGCGTATTGAGTACTGGATTGAAGGCGACTATACCGCTCAGCGAAAGCTGGACAGACAAGCCTGGAACCAGGAAAAAATAATCAAGAAAACTTCCAAGCACATTATCTTTTTTGCAATTGCCTTTCTGATCGGCAACACTTTTCTGGCTTATATCATTGGAATAGAGGAATTGGAAAATATTGTTACTGATTCGCCCGCTGAGCATATTGGAGGACTCAGCGCCATGTTGTTATTCTCCTTCGTCTTTTATTTCGTATTTGCCAAATTCAGAGAACAGGTGTGTACCAATGTATGCCCCTACGGACGCTTACAAGGGGTATTGCTGGACCGCAAATCCGTAGTAGTTGCTTATGATTATAAAAGAGGCGAGCCCCGGGCTAAGTTCAGAAAAGGAGAAAATCGTGATGAAGCAGGTAAAGGAGACTGTATTGACTGCCATCAGTGTGTACAGGTCTGTCCTACCGGAATTGACATCCGCAACGGTACACAACTGGAATGTGTCAATTGTACTGCCTGCATTGATGCCTGCGATAACATTATGGAAAAGGTGGGATTGCCTAAGAAACTCATTCGCTACGCTTCAGAAGAAAATATCGCGGAAGGCAAAAAGTTTCACTTCACCGCCCGCAGCATTGCTTATTCTGTGGTACTGGTATTCTTAGCGGGAGTATTAGGAGGCTTGCTGGTGCTGCGAACCGACGTAGAAACCAGCATCTTGAGAACACCTGGTATGCTTTACCAGGATCAGGGAGATAACAAAATCAGCAATCTGTATAACATCAAGATCATCAATAAGACCAATGATGATATGCCCATTCACCTTGAACTGCTTGATGAGCAGGGAAGTATTCAGATGGTAGGTAATAAAAATTTATTTCTGGAAAAGCAGGGTGTAGCCGAAAGTGCACTCTTTGTAATCTTTGACAGAAAGGAAATTGAAAAGATGAAAACTGAGATCGTAATCGGCGTGTATTCCGGAGAAGAGTTAATTGAAAAAGTAAACACAAATTTTCTTGGACCAGCGAATTAG
- a CDS encoding cbb3-type cytochrome c oxidase N-terminal domain-containing protein, with translation MKRLLQSIKPAFRIWLAISLLPITAFAQDSSSQSSFWEINAQEVLVWSVLALEVIMLLVVITMYVVVKVISNRVLNPETAVDNEVASEQEVDKTLWERILTRWNDAVPVEREEEIMTDHEYDGIVELDNNLPPWWKAMFYITIIFGVAYLLHYHVFDTGDLQGAEYEKEMVEAKAQVEAYIATAGANVDESNVTFVEAEERLANGQTLFIQMCAPCHGQAGEGGVGPNLTDKYWIHGGSISDIFRTIKYGVPAKGMIPWESQLSPTQMQDISSFIITLEGSNPPNPKEPQGELYERDEMAMN, from the coding sequence ATGAAAAGACTGCTTCAATCTATAAAACCAGCATTCAGGATCTGGCTCGCAATCAGCCTCTTACCAATAACTGCATTTGCTCAGGACAGCTCTTCCCAGAGCAGCTTCTGGGAAATCAATGCTCAGGAAGTACTGGTGTGGAGTGTACTGGCACTTGAAGTGATCATGCTACTGGTAGTTATCACCATGTATGTCGTAGTGAAAGTGATTTCCAACAGAGTGCTCAATCCTGAAACTGCTGTGGATAACGAAGTAGCTTCCGAGCAGGAAGTTGACAAAACCCTCTGGGAACGTATTCTTACCAGGTGGAATGATGCCGTTCCGGTAGAGCGCGAAGAAGAAATCATGACTGATCATGAATATGATGGTATTGTAGAACTGGATAACAATCTTCCTCCCTGGTGGAAAGCCATGTTTTACATCACCATTATTTTTGGTGTTGCCTACCTGCTTCACTACCATGTGTTTGATACCGGAGACCTCCAGGGTGCGGAATATGAAAAAGAAATGGTTGAGGCCAAAGCTCAAGTGGAAGCCTACATTGCTACTGCTGGCGCTAATGTTGACGAATCAAATGTAACCTTTGTTGAGGCGGAAGAACGTCTGGCCAATGGTCAGACGCTTTTTATACAAATGTGCGCTCCCTGTCACGGTCAGGCGGGTGAAGGCGGCGTTGGCCCGAATCTTACTGATAAGTACTGGATACATGGTGGCAGCATCAGTGATATTTTCAGAACCATCAAATATGGTGTGCCTGCTAAGGGTATGATCCCCTGGGAAAGTCAATTATCACCTACACAGATGCAGGACATTTCCAGCTTTATCATCACCTTGGAAGGTAGTAATCCACCCAATCCTAAAGAACCCCAGGGAGAGCTGTACGAGCGTGATGAAATGGCCATGAACTAA
- a CDS encoding CcoQ/FixQ family Cbb3-type cytochrome c oxidase assembly chaperone — translation MLKFIKYHMETIAGIEIYPLISFIIFFTFFLLLLIWVIKADKREIAEIASLPLDNESERNQQNDLK, via the coding sequence ATGCTAAAATTCATCAAATACCATATGGAGACCATCGCAGGGATTGAGATATATCCCCTGATCTCCTTCATCATTTTCTTCACTTTCTTTCTGCTGTTGCTGATTTGGGTAATCAAAGCAGATAAGCGGGAAATAGCAGAAATCGCAAGTCTCCCCCTGGATAATGAATCAGAGAGAAATCAACAGAACGATCTAAAATAA